The Edwardsiella tarda ATCC 15947 = NBRC 105688 region TCGTGCAACGATCGATAAGCTCGCATCTGGCTGGCGTCTAAAGAATCTTGATTCCTTTTTACGTAGGCGAACTTTAGCATGGTCGTTCTCCAGGGATGCATAGGCAGGGCCGAGACTGGCGACTTCTTCACCATCTTCATAAATAGCAATCTCAAATCGTGTCGTTGAGGGCTTGCTGATTATTAGGAAGGTAAGTTCATTAGGCAGCGATATTATCGCTTGGATTTGATTGGGATGGTTTTCAGACCAATAGAATCTACAACCTGAGCCCTTATTTTTTTGTAAGAGAGATTTAGTTTCTACGGAGGCAGTACATAGCAGTCCATTAAGAAAGCGTGTGCCTGTTTCATCGTCCAATGGTATTGGGAACTCATCCCTCCATTTAGGATGAACTTTATCAAGTTGCGTCACCGGCTCATTATTACTACTCAAATTATACATCAAAACTAACGAATTGAGCTTATCTGTCATATGACTGATGAGTTCTACGGAAGTATCTTCACTGAATATAGTTGGCAGCGCTGATTTTTCTATAACATCTCTTGCTAGTGAAGGAATGGAAATGCCTACTAATTCAGTCTGATTGTATTTGTTTAGGAGACGGGAAAATACAGCTTGAAAACGGCTGTCCGCTTCCTTAAGTAACCGAAATGGTAATCCTCCCTCACTAAATAAGGTTCCGAGAAAATTACGACGTTCTGATTCATAAAATCTAATTGGCCGTGCCCAGTACTCCTCCATCCCTTTTGGGATGATATAGCGTAGCTCACTTGCTGTTAATGAGGTTCCTAATCTATTATAAATAGGATCCCATGTCCATCCGAAATGACTCTCATAGTCTCTGCGATACCATTCGGCGCAGAAAAGAACAAAACAAGCAGCGAATCCTTTATCATGTATATTATTTTTTGATTGGCCAATCAGCTTAATTAATTGTACTAGTTCATTATATTCATCATTGGTTGTATGGTATTCGTACAACGGGCGTCCATCAGGAGCTCTTATCCCTCTACGGCTAAGAAAACGATTTAACCAGGTGAGGTATTTTAACCATGAGAGGCATTCTAATTGGCCCAAAGTAAGCTCCTTACTGATGAACAGAAAACTCATAGGGTTGTTTAAAATGAAAGTTAACATGGGTCAAGATACTCTATGCATCAATTAGACGGCAATCACTAACTTTTATTTTGAATCTCTTCACTATAACCGACATAAATGATAACCACATGGCACTAATTTAATTACATTTATTTATTAAAATATAATTATCATCATAAACAATTAACATGCAGTAACTGGTGATATTACCATTGATATAAAAATCGAGAAGAATTGTACTGTATAGATCATGTGATATTTATATTTTTGGTTGTATTTTATTTGTGTGCTCTAGTTATTAATTATGACGTAATATATTAAATGTTTTTAGTTTCTCTCGTTTTTAGCTCAGTATTCAGCGTGAAATATTTAACTAATTCTATTAGAGTTAAACTAAATTTGTTAATTGTTAAACTTCCCTCAGCGGATCTTCTCTAAAACTTCATTAAGATCCAGCGATAACTGGCGGGCGATATGGACAAATTCAATGATATCCAGGCGGCGTTCGCCACTCTCTATCTTTGATACAAATGATTGTGGTTTTCCCAGCACTTGCGCGAGCTGGGCTTGGGTGATCTTCAACTCGATCCTTCTAACTTTCAGCGTTTTTATAATTAATCGATATTCATATGAATAAATTGATGACATGGTTAATATCCGATCTCTATCCCAAAATCGAATGTCGTTCATTTACATAATTATCCCAAAATAGGATATTCTCGATTCTGTAGACGGTTATGTATTATTACCTAATAACGATATCAATCGAATAATAAAAGAAAAGAATATGTGATTTCATGGAAGGATAAACTCATATGATTATTGAGACGATCGAACGTGAGGCGGGGCGGTTAAGCGCTAACCGCTATTTGCGCGCATTGCGGGATGGCATTGTTCTGTGTATGCCATTGATTATCATTGGCTCGCTGTTTCTTATTATTGGTGACTTCCCGGTAGACAGTTGGATCGCGTTATTAAATGAGCAGGGGGTATCCCCCTGGTTGGATAAAATCGTCGATGGCTCTTTTGGTATCATCGGTCTGATTGCCTCTTTTGGCATCGCGTATCATCTCACCACCTCATGGCAGGAGGATGGTGTCGCCTCCGGTGTGATCTCGCTCTCCTGTTATTTGATCCTCACCCCCTATTTATCTACGTTGATGGAGAGTGGCGGGGCGGCAAGTTATCCCCTGAACTATATGGGAAGTAAGGGGATATTTGCGGCGATAGTGATCAGTATGGTGACAGCCAGAGTCTTCCATTTTTTTATACAACGAAACATCGTTATCCGAATGCCAGAGGGGGTTCCACCGGCGGTCAATCGCTCGTTTATCTCGTTGATCCCAGGGGCGGTGATGATCTTACTGGCGGGTGGGGTGCAGTTTGTGCTGGTTAAGGCGAACCTAGGGAATATTCATGAGGTATTGGCCACCGTGCTGCATGCTCCCTTGAGTTTTCTGGGGGGAACCCTGGTGGGAACCTTGATTGCCATCGTACTCAACTCACTCTTTTGGTTAATTGGCATTCATCCTGGCGGCACGATCAATGCCGTGATGGCACCTATCTGGCTGATCAATACCGATCAAAACCGGATCGCGCTGGCGAATGGGCTGGAGTTGCCCAACATCATTACTCAGCCGTTTATGGATAATTTTGTCTGGATGGGCGGCGGTGGTGCGACGATAGGCCTGGTGATATGCCTCCTATTCTTCTCGCGCAGTCGGCAGAGTAGAACATTAGGCTCCCTCGCCATGCTGCCGGGGATCTTTAACATCAACGAGCCGCTTATCTTTGGTTTGCCGATTGTGCTTAATCTGAAAATGGCGATCCCCTTTCTATTATCTCCCGTGGCAATTGCGGTGGTGACGTATCTCAGCATGTTATATGGCTGGGTCGAGAAACCCATCGGGGTGACGATGCCATGGACCATGCCTCCCTTGGTGAGTGGTTATTTCACTACAGGGGGGCATATTAGCGGTGCTGTGATCCAGTTGGTCGGGATTATTCTATCAACCGTAATCTATTATCCATTTTTTATTTTTGTAGATAGACAACAATATCAGAGTGAAAGTGAGAAGGGAGCAGATTATGAATAAGCGGCTATTAAACTGTTTTGCTAGCGATTTCTTGCAGATGTCTCCTACGGAGTTGAAGTCGGCTATCCGTGCCAGTGAGGGGCGTACATTGCTTTCCGAGAATATCGCCACACGTTTCCCCGTCGGTCATGATATCACCAATAGTGAAGTGGCCAGAGCATTCGGTGCTGATTTAATTCTTTTAAATAAACTCGATCTCTTTAATCCTGAGATTGCCGGGTTAACTTCGAGTGAGCGTACCCCGATTGCACAGCTGAAGCATCTGGTGGGGCGGCCTATCGGTGTTAACCTCGAACCCGTCGATACGGCGGCCAAGATGGCCGAGGAGAGAGTCATCATTTCCTCTGGTCGGCAGGCGACGCGTGAGACCTTATGCAAGGCTAACGAGATGGGGTTTGATTTTATCTGTTTGACGGGCAACCCGGGCGCCGGGGTGAGTAATCATGCCATCATCGAGTCTATTGCTGTGGCGAAGGAATGTTATCACGGTTTAATTATTGCCGGGAAAATGCACGGAGCCGGTGTCGATGAGGAGGTGGTCAATCTGGCAGTGATTAATGCCTTTATCGATCAGGGGGCGGATATCATTCTGTTGCCTGCCGTGGGTACCGTACCCGGTATTTCCATGGCGATGATCGCGGAAGCCGTTAAGGTGATCAGGCAACGCGGGGCGTTGAGTCTCTCTGCTATTGGTACGAGCCAAGAGAGCGCCGATGTTTCCACCATTAGAGATATTGTCCTAATGAATAAAATAGCCGGTGTTGATATACAGCATATCGGTGATGCGGGTTATTGCGGGATGGCGCCTTACCTCAATATCTTAGAGGCATCCCGGGTGTTGCGTGGCGATCGGCATACGATCCATATGATTGCCGCTTCCGTGAATCGCTAGGGTAAGCGTAAACCATGACGGTTTAACTCGCCTGGAGAAGTGCGTGTTGCCGTTAAGCATACGGAGGATCTCCGTGAAAAACATTCTACTGTGTTGTGCGTCTGGGATGTCGACCAGCCTACTGGTGCAAAAAATGAAACAGGCGGTGGCAAAGCGCGGGGTTGATATTGCGATTCGCGCCGTGCCAATTGCCGCCTTTGCGGAAAATATGGCCGATGCCGATATTATTTTGCTGGGCCCTCAGGTGCGTTACCAGCAAGCGCATGTACAGGCTATCGCGCAGCGGCAAGGTAAACGCGTAGCGGTCATCGAGATGCGGGATTATGGCTTGATGGATGGGGATGCCGTACTCACGATGGCGTTAACGCTGCTGGAGAGATAAGCATGGATAAGGCTGAAAGCATCATCATGGAGCTGTTGGTTAACGCCGGTACGGCGCGCAGTCTGCTGCTGGCGGCGCTCCAGCGCGCGCGTGAAGGGAATAGGCATGAAGCCGAGCACGCGTTGGCGGAGGCCCAGCGTTATATTCAATGCGCGCATGCGATGCAGACCGAACTGATTGCGCGGGATGAGGGCAGCGGTCAATTCCCCGTTAACCTGATCACCGTGCATGCACAGGATCATCTGATGAATGCCATGATGTTACAGGATTTAGCGGCGCATCTGCTGGAGCTCTACACCCGCCAGCCGGTGATGCCGCCGCATTCGTCACCGCCATCGAGTTAAGGCCTTCCCCCGCGGATTAACCGCTAAAGTGCGATTGGGGCGCGATTGTCGGCAAAACGATGGCGCTCAGGTGTGGGGGCGGGCTTGAGGGCCGTTGCTATCTAGTGCAGGTATTCCGTGGTGAATTTATCATCCATTGGCGGGTTGAATATCTGGAGTGAATGAGCGCAGGTAATCGTGCTACTCGCGTTGCTGGCAAAGTCTCCGAGGCGTGTACCGCCTGCGGGGGTAACGTTCGCCCGTAAAAACGGGTCGCTAGGCGGTGAGATCAATGGTCTCACCCTCAATCGATGAGGATTAATATTTTACTTGTCACATCACATAACTTTATTATATTCATTGACGCAGAGCATAATCGGGTAGCCAGTATAGCTAATAAAATACGTATTGCTATTTACTTTTTTCATTATCAAGTAATGACTACCTTCAAACATCTTCTTAATTAATAGACTGTTTTTTATCTCATCGACCTCCGCATCCTGTAGTATTAGTTTTGAGTAAGTTTTGTCTATTTCAAACAGCCCTCTCTTGGTGTCTATTAGTCTGTATTGAAAGCCACTTTCCCCATTTATTTTATGGGGGGTGTTGCCAACATATAACTTTCCAATAATATGTGCCACACCTGTGTTATTATTTAAGAAATCAAATGATATTATTCCTTTGATGTATTCATCATTTGCCATATAGATATCTATATCACCTTTACAGTGCAGGGTGATGGTGGTCTCCCTTTTGAATATAACAAAGCCAAGGGTGGCGAGAGCCACGATTAATGCAACGAAGAATGCTATTATTGTTTTATTCATATAACATTCCTTGATTCATTTTTACAGTAAATAAATGCATTTGGATTTTCAGGATCTTTTTTACACCATGAAATTAACTCTCTTCCCTTTTGCTCATGGTTAAAGTAAATAAAGTAATCAAAGGAGGTATTGCAATCTTTTAACCGTTTTAATTCACTGGCGTCGGACAGTGATGTCGTAGTGTTTGATAACGAGTATATGTTACACTCAATGGAGTTATTCGCGATGGGTTGAAATTTAAACTTTGGTAGTTGCTGCTCATCTCCGCTAATGAAAAAAAACGCCAAAAGAAATAGTAAAAATAGAGTTGTGCAGGCTGATATTATGGCGATTTTTGATTTGTATTTCCATTTTTCTTCTCCCTCGCCAGGGAGTAAGCTAGGGAACGGTGACTCGTCGATTAAGGTTATATCAATGGTTTTATCTATCATAAAACCAATTTTAGGTATAGTAACGATGATATCTTTGGGTAGGCCTACATCACTCAGTTGTCTTCTTAATAAGCTAATATATTGGTTCAGATTTGCATTAGAGGAGCGCAAGCCGTGATCATCCCAAACTAGCTTGAATAGCGTGTCGCGTGTTACAGGTATGCCCTGATTGAGAATGAGCAAGTGTAGCAAACGGTTCGTGGATGGAGCAAGCAGGATGGCATCACCATCTACGGTGGTTCTCAATTCGGCCTCTTGTTCATTATAAAGTACATGTTCATTAAGCCTATACATACCCATCTACCTCTCAAACATCAGCATGAGTAGTGATTGCTACGTTCTAAAGCTATATATCAAAATGGCACACATGCATCGATAACGGGATAAAGATATAAAAAATAAATAAAAATAAGATAAAAAACCTTAATTTATGCATTTTTTGGATTTTTATATTAGATAAGAGCGGTTTGAGATAATATCTGTGGGTGCTAATCATTGTGGATACCAAGAGATTTTAATGAATAGACGTTATATCACCCAGGGAGAGTGGAAGAAATTAATCGGCTCGATACCTGATACTCCTGAGTATGCTAGAGATAGATGTTTACTCTATATGATGTATATGCATGGTTTAAGAGTTAGTGAACTATTAAACATGACAATGTCGAGCCTGGATTTAGAGAGTGGTGAGGTTTATATTCGCCGTCTTAAAAATGGATTATCTACGACACATCCTATTCAGGATGAGGAGGGGAAATCATTAGCTGCATGGTTACAGAGAAGGCATGAAGTACTCAATGGTGTCAGTTATCCATGGCTTTTTATCTCTAAGCGCAAGACTCGTCTCTCTCGCCAACAGGTATATGCATTAGTTCGGCGTTATGGCGAGAGTGCCAATCTGCCAATCCGTTTACATCCACATGTACTCCGACATGCTTGTGGCTATGCATTGGCTGATCAAGGTATTGATACGCGATTGATCCAAGATTATTTGGGCCATAGGAATATTAGACATACGGTACATTATACTGCGAGTAATTGTAAGCGTTTCTCTCGCGTATGGAAACAAAATTAACAGGGGCTCCATTCTGGAGCCCCTTTATATATATTGCAAACTTACCCTCCTGAATAAAAAAGTATGCATGCCTATGCAATAGGATGACTATCCCTGGTGACGAATCGCTAGGAATGGCTTGTGCGAATAATCACCGTTGATCATAATGGTTATCTTTCATCCTTTTCTTAATAATATATTTTATCTATTGTTTTTGATTGCTGGTAATATAGCGTCGGCTAACCATACATTAATGCTGTTCTAGGGGCTAGAGGGTGAGACGTTATCCATTATCATACGCAGGTATTTAAGGGATTGCATAACGATGCATTGAGAGTTGACTTTTGTACCTGTTTATTTATAATACAATTTCATTTATTCTAGGACCATAGCAAGATTATAAAGATTAGTTAGTAAGTTATTAGATATACTCCGCTTTTTAGCATCTTCATCTATTACCCTCTTATCTTTATCTACGTTATTTACTCTGTTACGGCCTCAAGATCACTACTCTCTAACTCCCAGGAATTACAGATGTCTAAACGTAAGCACCTTACCCAATCCGAGGTTGAGCGACTGTTACAGCAAGCTCGCTATTCGTACTTCGCAGAACGCAATTATTGTATGATTTATATGGGATTTATACATGGGTTACGCGTGAGTGAATTACTGAGTTTGCGTCTGTCAGATATTGACTTAGATGATCAATCAATCTATATCCATCGATTGAAAAATGGGCTCTCGACTAACCATCCATTGCTACCAGAAGAGGTTGAGGTGATCAGGGTATGGCTTCAGGCACGCCGGAAAATTCGCTATGCGGCAGATTCTGAGTGGCTCTTCCTCTCTCGCTTAGGTACACGCCTGACTCGGCAACAGTTCTATAAAATCATCACTGACTACGGTAAGAAAGCCGAAATTTCGATTTGTTCGCATCCGCACATGTTACGCCATGCTTGTGGCTATGCCTTAGCGGATCGGGGAATCGATACCCGACTGATCCAGGACTACCTTGGGCATCGTAACATTCGCCATACGGTACGCTATACCGCGAGTAATGCGGCTCGATTTCAGGGAGTGTGGCAGCGTAAAAAGCGCCTTGTGACGGGTCAATTAGGACCAAAGTGTCAGGTCCCTCGGTTGGTTCGCTTATCATCCATATAATTGAGCGTAAATCCATCGCTCACCCCCTAATTAATTTGATCTAAATCAAATTTAAATCACTTTTTTCCGATCATTAGCTTCTGTAGTCTGTTTTTTATCCACCTCTCACTATCGCTCAATCGGGTATAGCCTCTCCTCTCTTCCCACTTTCGAAAGTTAAAAAAACTATAACTTCATTATTTGTTGGTTTGATTAACCATTTTCTATCTTGCTGGCAGTTTTTTAAACCAAAGTAGTCAAAATGGTCCTAATTGTGTCGTTGGTCGGTCTGTTTTTATCCAGTTTTTGGGCGGTACTTATGGAGTTGAGTCAGCGTCAGATTTGGGAGAAATCCGTCACCGCAGTCAACGGTGCATGGCGCACCCCTGCGTGCATAAAACACTTGGGGGTTTTACCCCTCGACTTGTCTGTTGCGTGGTGGGGATTATATAAAAACGCCCCCATTACTCGTGTCGATGTTGCCTTGGCTTTTCGCATTTCTCCGCGTCAGGCCGGTAAGTTGCTTGATTCGCTCTCCCTGATTGACTCGATTGTTTGCCAGCCAGGATGGCAAGCTGTCGATTGTGGGTACAAGCAGTTTACCGTACGTATTTTACAAGTGGATGGCAGGCAAACCGTTCCGGAACCACAGGGACAGCTGGAGGAGATGACTCGGCCGGCTTTGTCTATCTCCAGGAAGGAGTGGCGGAGCACTTGCCTATCTCCGGCAAAGAGAGCGCGAGTAAACCAGCCATCATTGTGCATTATTGAGAGTTGTGCTTATACACGTGAAGCGTTACGGCATGTATTGTCTGCAGAGACTAATCAACTTTACTTATTTAGTGATACTCATTGTTTTTATGAGCATTACGCTTCACTAGCAATATCACATTTATTGATTTCACCATCATTTAAGAGTATTGGCGACTCATTGGCGTTACTTCGCTGGTTGTGTTCACAGCGTGCTGCTCCCCATATTGCTGTGATGCCAGATCGTCAGGTTCATAGTTTAACGATGGCCTTGCTACGTGGTCACTTTCCACTTTTTGGTAAAAATTGGGAGATAAATAAATTATATGGAGAGATGGCCATTTGGTTAAATGAACCAGAGCCGCAACAGCATGGTTTTATGCCGGAGGAAGCGGTTGATACATTGACTGATTTTGAGTGGGAAACCATTTACTCCACTATGAAAAGTATTCCTTTGCAGAAAGTCGCTGAACGTCGAGGCGTCAATGTTAAGGCCGTATATGCACGGCGTCAAAAGGCACTAAGAAAAATAGGTGTGTTTGATACGCGAACATTTCGGCAATTACTGAATTTTTGTAGTAATAAAAGCATTATTAACAGAATGCCAGATGAGGGTGTACTACTGACTTAATAACATCCTCTGCGAGGAGGACGCATTATATGAAGAATAAGCGCTATGGTCGAGGTTAATGGGTGAGTTATCCATCTATCGGTTTCATTTAATATGGGATGTGGGTTAGCGTAGGGTGAAAGATGAAAAAGGATAGTCCAAAAAATATCATATATATACTGTCTTCTCTGCCAACTAGAAAAAGAGGATTACGGAAACCGTGTACATCCTGTGCAGAGCAGAATGAACGATTGCCACACCAGGGATATGCCATTGTACGTCGTGAGCGTGTAATCGGTTGGTTGACGATGGCCTTGCAGATTGCCTTTCCGCTAGGTCTTTCTTTTACCCCTGCCATCGCACAGGCGCCAAAGGTTGATGAGCAGGCGTTATTGGCGAGTGCGACGCAACCCTATGTGTTGAAAGAGGGGGAATCGGTGACGACTGTGGCGCAAAAGCTGGGTATCTCGGTAGCACAATTGAAGCAGGTTAATGCATACCGAATTTTTGCGCGTGGATTTGAGCATGTGGGCGTCGGTGATGAGATCGACATACCCGTGGATATGTCATCGCTGAATACTCAGGCGGGGCAAGCGCCCAAGTTATCGTCTGCCATGAGGGAACCCTCTCGGGCGGAAAAAGAGGCTCAGGCAGTGGGTCAGTTGATGAGTGTGGGAGCGACACTTTCTTCGACTCGTCCTTCGGAGGCGGCGGCGGGTATGGCTCGCTCCATGGCGACCAATGCGGCGAATGAAGAAATTCAACAGTGGTTAAGTAAGTATGGTACGGCTCGCGTTCAACTGAATGTAGATAAAAACTTTTCCTTGAGTGAAAGCGCATTGGACTGGTTTATCCCGGTATGGGATAGCGCGAACCTCACTGCATTTACTCAACTTGGGGCGCGGAATAAAGACCGGCGTAACACCATTAACCTAGGGGTGGGCGCTCGAACCTTGCTAGATCGTTGGATGTTGGGCGTTAACATGTTCTACGACCATGATCTGACAGGACATAACTCACGCTTGGGTATTGGTGCTGAGGCGTGGACGGACTATTTGCAGTTGTCGACTAACGGCTATATGCGGCTGAGTAATTGGCATCAGTCCCGCGATTTTGCGGATTACGATGAGCGCGCCGCCAATGGCTTTGATATCCGGGCTAACGCTTGGCTACCGGCTTTGCCTCAGTTGGGGGGAAAGTTAGTGTATGAACAGTATGTCGGGGAGAACGTTGCCTTATTCGGTAAGGAGAATCTGCAACGTAACCCGTATGCACTGACAGCCGGGGTCAACTATACGCCATTCCCACTATTAACCGTTGGTGTCGATGAGCGTTTGGGCAAGGCTGGACGCAATGATACTCAGTTTAGTATTCAGTTGAGTTATCATCCTGGCCTTAGCTGGCAGTCACAAATCGATCCTGGCTCGGTAGCGGCAACTCGTCAGATTGCTGAAAGTCGTTATAACCTAGTCGATCGTAATAATAATATTGTCTTGGAATATAAAAAGCAGGAAGTTATTAAGCTTGCATTGTCTCATCATGCTATTAATGATTTGGCTGGGGCGGTGTATACCGTTAGTGCAAATCTGAAAAGTAAATATGCGCTAGATCAGGTGAGTTGGCAAGATGGTGGATTAGTTGCTGCCGGCGGGCAATTGACCGTTATAGATAAAAACCATTTTAGTCTAATGTTGCCGCCTTATCGGCTGGCTCAAGCTAAAAGCGATGCTCACCAAACATCGGCTGCGGAGATTGCTGCAAATACTTATCAATTAATCGCTGTAGCCTTTGATAACCAGGGGAACCAATCCAATAGTGAGACGTTGAGGGTCGTGGTACAGCCTCCTCAGGTAACCGCACAGGGTACGTTCGTTATTAGCGGTGACGGGGCGCGGGCGAATGGTAGCGATAAGATTGGTGTCGATTTTATTATAAAAGATAGCAATGGTAATCCGCTCGCTAACCGAGAGGTGGTGTTTCACACCAACAATGGCGCCCAGCCGGGGACGATTACCGTCACGACCGATGATAATGGCATCGCTCACTTTGATGTGACTAATACTAGCGCAGGTACGACCCATGTGAGTGCGACCTTCGATGATCAGACTCAGGGCATCGATATTACCTTCGCCAATGCGGTGAATAGTGTCATCGTCACGGGATTAGTTAATGGTTATCCCTTGGTCGGAACGCCGTTACATGCCGAGGTGACATGTGCGACGGGTGAGTGCCCGGCTTCATTGACTTATCAGTGGCAGATAGAAGATGCCATTAATAGTGGTAACTATGTCGATATTCCCGCCGCAACAGCGGTTGATTATATCCCGGTGGGAACGGATCAGAAGCGTCGTATTCAAGTAGTGATTGGGGGAGAGGGAACGCCAGCTATACCGTAATTATGGAGGTTTAATTTATTTACTATCTAACCGCGTCGTGTAATGACCTGTCGGGCTAATGGCAATGTGATATGTGGAATCTATCCACAAAATATGTGTAGTGAAAATATAAAACTGGAGAGTTTAATAATGAAGGTAGGGATCATGCAATTTAATAAAAAAGCGCTTTTGGCTTCTGTCATTTTGGCCATTTCTGGCGCGGCTCTCGCTGCGACGTCTACGCCGACAGATACCGTCAAAGGACATATACCGGCTTATGCTGATATCGGCATCCAATTCCATGATGCGGATGGCAATGGTCTGGTGAATGCGGACGATACGATCTCCATCGATAAGGGTGCCTTCCAGGATGTGGATGGCGATACGGAGGGGACGGCGACATACCAGTGGTATCGCGATGGAGCCGCCATCCCGGGTGAGACGGGGGATAGTTATACCTTAACCGCAGCGGATATCGGACACAGCATCAAGGTTGGCGTGACTGCGCATACCGACCCGACGAATACCGATCCTGCTGACGGCAGCGAGCAGCTCTCCTCGCGTGGCGGTAACATCGATGGTAGCGGCGATGGTTCTGTCACCACGGATGGCAACGATGTTCTCTCCGTGGCCATTACGGGTATGACTAACGGTTATCCGCTGGTTGGCGAGCAATTGACCGCCGTCGCCACCTGTACGACCGGGGCAACCTGTACTGGCACGGTGAATTACCAGTGGAAGATTGAGTCAGCCATTGGCTCGGGGGTTTATGTCGACATTGGTGGTGCGACCAGCAGCACCTATACCCCGGTCGGTAACGATCAGAAGCGCAAGATCCAGGTCGATGCGACGAGAGGATAAAGCAAGAGAGTGATAATGCGTGATCCCTCACCCGCAAGTAGGTTAATTCGTCAGCTTAGGGTGGCGGTGAGAGCGCAATATACCCGCCGGGCATGATGCCTGGCGGGTATTGTAGAGTAGAGGCGCCGCAAAGAGTAGCCGTACGGGAACAGACGCTGGAGATAATTACATGAGAACAATACGCAGGACGGGATGTTCCCCGGCCATTGCGCTGATGTTAGGGTTACTGGGCGGGGGCCCGGCGTGGGCGGCATCAAGCGATACCGATCCGGTTCAAGGACATGTCCCGACGGTAAGTGGCGTGGCGATAGCTCCTATCACGGGTAATCCGCTGGAGGGGGATATATTGCGATCCGATGGTCCACCCTTATTTAATGATGTGGATGGCGATACCGAGCTGAATAGCCAATTACATTGGTATCGTGAAGGCGAGGATGCCGTGATCGATACCGGTGATAAGCATACTTTGATGGTCGATGATATCGGCAAAAAAATAATATATGGCTATACGCCCGCGACCGATCCGGCCACTAGCGAACCATACTTGGGAGAAGAGGTGCGATCGGATGCATCATTGGTGGTACAAGGGATGCCGGCTGCGCTTAACTCAATATTTGCGCTGGATAAGCCCACGGTCATCGGCGATGGCAGCGACACGGCCACGCTAACGCTCACGCTGAGGGATAGCGAGAATCGACCCGTTACAGGCATAGAGAGCCGTTTAACATTACGTTATGAGATCCAGGATGGATTCAGCGATGGCTCTCCTGTTATCACTCACCCAGTAGAGTCCACAGCAGGCTCGGGGGTTTATACGGCAACAGTGAAGAGTTCGTCTTTTGGTCAAGTGTCGGTGATACCTG contains the following coding sequences:
- a CDS encoding ZirU family protein, coding for MASVILAISGAALAATSTPTDTVKGHIPAYADIGIQFHDADGNGLVNADDTISIDKGAFQDVDGDTEGTATYQWYRDGAAIPGETGDSYTLTAADIGHSIKVGVTAHTDPTNTDPADGSEQLSSRGGNIDGSGDGSVTTDGNDVLSVAITGMTNGYPLVGEQLTAVATCTTGATCTGTVNYQWKIESAIGSGVYVDIGGATSSTYTPVGNDQKRKIQVDATRG
- a CDS encoding ZirU family protein; the protein is MKKDSPKNIIYILSSLPTRKRGLRKPCTSCAEQNERLPHQGYAIVRRERVIGWLTMALQIAFPLGLSFTPAIAQAPKVDEQALLASATQPYVLKEGESVTTVAQKLGISVAQLKQVNAYRIFARGFEHVGVGDEIDIPVDMSSLNTQAGQAPKLSSAMREPSRAEKEAQAVGQLMSVGATLSSTRPSEAAAGMARSMATNAANEEIQQWLSKYGTARVQLNVDKNFSLSESALDWFIPVWDSANLTAFTQLGARNKDRRNTINLGVGARTLLDRWMLGVNMFYDHDLTGHNSRLGIGAEAWTDYLQLSTNGYMRLSNWHQSRDFADYDERAANGFDIRANAWLPALPQLGGKLVYEQYVGENVALFGKENLQRNPYALTAGVNYTPFPLLTVGVDERLGKAGRNDTQFSIQLSYHPGLSWQSQIDPGSVAATRQIAESRYNLVDRNNNIVLEYKKQEVIKLALSHHAINDLAGAVYTVSANLKSKYALDQVSWQDGGLVAAGGQLTVIDKNHFSLMLPPYRLAQAKSDAHQTSAAEIAANTYQLIAVAFDNQGNQSNSETLRVVVQPPQVTAQGTFVISGDGARANGSDKIGVDFIIKDSNGNPLANREVVFHTNNGAQPGTITVTTDDNGIAHFDVTNTSAGTTHVSATFDDQTQGIDITFANAVNSVIVTGLVNGYPLVGTPLHAEVTCATGECPASLTYQWQIEDAINSGNYVDIPAATAVDYIPVGTDQKRRIQVVIGGEGTPAIP
- a CDS encoding invasin domain 3-containing protein, which translates into the protein MRTIRRTGCSPAIALMLGLLGGGPAWAASSDTDPVQGHVPTVSGVAIAPITGNPLEGDILRSDGPPLFNDVDGDTELNSQLHWYREGEDAVIDTGDKHTLMVDDIGKKIIYGYTPATDPATSEPYLGEEVRSDASLVVQGMPAALNSIFALDKPTVIGDGSDTATLTLTLRDSENRPVTGIESRLTLRYEIQDGFSDGSPVITHPVESTAGSGVYTATVKSSSFGQVSVIPELSGTDLAMTPTSLAITFAAVTGLTTTVNPYQFSASSGFPTTAFTGAAFRVLINDTAANNGQYTWSTDQPGWTSVDASGGVRIMGKPSSATNSVTLSAEPKAGGSTVSYTFTVNAWFEHDSAYALWTEAQDWCSDKGGLALGPQVSKGKNTARTVGPLWNEWGNLTSYNVGFVNNYHWTSETATGPDGPGHANARTTDGDISGNYNYSRAYVLCRLAL